In one window of Helianthus annuus cultivar XRQ/B chromosome 17, HanXRQr2.0-SUNRISE, whole genome shotgun sequence DNA:
- the LOC110922761 gene encoding mitochondrial import receptor subunit TOM20 yields MDPTQIDFERIMIFEHARITAEAAYAKNPYDADNLTKWGGALLELSQLGDIHESKSMIKDAISKLDEALSINPAKHEALWCLGNAYTANGFLNPDHDEAQIQFDQAAECFQKAVNECPGNEHYLQSLVNSSKAPDLHNEIVKQGVFNQPQPSLGAGPAASSKAKKPANKKSSDLKYDICGWIILAVGIMAWVGMAKSHTPQ; encoded by the exons ATGGATCCGACTCAAATTGATTTCGAAAGGATCATGATCTTCGAACATGCTCGTATCACCGCCGAAGCTGCATACGCCAAGAACCCTTACGATGCCGAT AATTTGACAAAATGGGGTGGAGCTCTGCTAGAATTATCACAACTTGGAGATATTCACGAATCAAAGAGCATGATTAAAG ATGCTATTTCTAAGCTGGATGAGGCTTTGTCTATTAACCCTGCGAAACACGAGGCTTTGTGGTGCTTAGGAAACGCGTACACTGCGAATGGATTTTTAAACCCTGATCATGATGAGGCTCAGATTCAGTTTGATCAAGCAGCTGAATGTTTTCAAAAGGCGGTGAATGAG TGTCCAGGGAATGAACATTATCTACAATCATTGGTTAACTCTTCTAAG GCACCTGATTTGCACAACGAGATCGTCAAACAAGGAGTGTTTAATCAACCCCAACCGTCTTTAGGCGCAGGACCTGCTGCTTCATCAAAGGCAAAG AAACCTGCGAATAAGAAGAGCAGTGATTTGAAGTACGATATATGCGGATGGATAATTCTTGCAGTTGGAATTATGGCTTGGGTAGGTATGGCCAAATCTCATACGCCACAATAA
- the LOC110925102 gene encoding F-box protein At1g67340 — protein sequence MRTRRGTSYPIVGAPVPNNRKRAKLTTSVIRNFDALPDDIVSAILVKLGSTADCPADFVVALLTCKRFNCLGLNPVVLSQAASPETFAVKYTKWSPEAQRFLQRCADAGNAEASYTLGMIQFYCCCNHRTGAALMAKAALKSHASALYSLAIIQFNGSGSSKFIKDLTGGVTLCARAAFLGHMDAIRELGHCLKDGYGISKNISEGERLLVQANARELAVICSTPELIPGPRLLLPPYPYCANGIGSDLRFSLLPRKCHPANRFLAGWNRGKSLYSGYRICSYVGCGRLETRMHEFRRCSVCGVMNYCSRGCQARDWTLGHNRNCRPMVRFANVNVNGAGAGAGAGAGAGAGAGGMW from the exons ATGAGAACCCGACGGGGCACCTCGTACCCGATTGTCGGAGCTCCGGTACCCAACAATCGGAAACGGGCGAAGTTAACGACGTCTGTTATCCGTAACTTCGATGCGTTACCAGACGACATCGTTTCGGCTATTCTTGTAAAACTCGGCTCTACTGCTGATTGTCCGGCTGATTTTGTGGTCGCTTTATTAAC ATGCAAAAGATTCAATTGTTTGGGGTTAAATCCAGTGGTGTTATCACAAGCTGCTTCACCCGAAACGTTTGCGGTTAAATATACGAAATGGTCGCCGGAGGCTCAACGGTTTCTTCAACGGTGTGCCGATGCCGGAAATGCTGAAGCTTCTTATACACTAGGAATG ATTCAATTCTACTGCTGTTGTAACCACAGAACTGGGGCTGCTCTAATGGCGAAAGCCGCGCTTAAATCACATGCTTCGGCACTGTACTCGCTCGCTATAATTCAGTTCAACGGCAGTGGAAGCTCAAAGTTCATCAAAGATTTAACAGGCGGCGTTACTCTATGCGCCCGCGCGGCTTTTCTGGGCCACATGGACGCTATTCGAGAGCTCGGCCACTGCCTAAAAGACGGTTACGGTATAAGTAAAAACATCTCAGAAGGCGAGCGGTTATTAGTTCAAGCTAACGCCCGCGAACTCGCAGTGATTTGTTCAACACCGGAGTTAATACCCGGTCCCAGGCTGCTACTGCCACCGTATCCGTACTGTGCTAACGGTATTGGGAGTGACTTAAGGTTTAGTTTATTGCCTCGGAAATGTCATCCGGCTAACCGGTTTCTAGCGGGTTGGAACCGTGGTAAGAGTTTGTATTCAGGGTATAGGATTTGTTCTTATGTGGGGTGTGGGCGATTGGAGACTAGGATGCACGAGTTTCGGAGGTGTTCGGTGTGTGGTGTGATGAACTATTGTTCGCGGGGATGTCAAGCGCGCGATTGGACGCTCGGGCATAATCGGAATTGCAGGCCGATGGTGAGGTTTGCTAATGTTAACGTTAACGGTGCTGGTGCTGGTGCTGGTGCTGGTGCGGGTGCGGGTGCGGGTGCGGGTGGGATGTGGTGA